A DNA window from Aureibaculum sp. 2308TA14-22 contains the following coding sequences:
- a CDS encoding sialate O-acetylesterase: MKKIVLLIITIFFFNQAFAEIWLPSILSDNMVLQQQSEVTIWGWTTNANEKLSITPSWDNNSVEIQAYQGKWKGTLTTPKAGGVYTITIKGHEEIIIKNVLIGEVWLGSGQSNMQWTPSQGLVNAENEIKNASYPEIRFFQVVRHTALTPQETTRGKWLVCSPETMKNFSSVAYFFGRKLHKDLSVPVGLISSNWGGTPVETWIKEELIIEDVKLNKAAKKIQSNPWRPNKPGYAYNAMIYPLLNFNIAGVIWYQGESNTANALSYYKSFPLLINSWRKAFAKDFSFYFVQIAPFNYGNPQGVDAAVVRDAQLKTMLTVPKTGMVVVNDIGNLENIHPTNKQDVGKRLALWALAKDYGKSNQVYSGPIYKSMEIKKRKIMLHFDHIGSGLMQSRKLSGGKNLKEFYIAGEDQKFYPAKAKIVGNSVVVTSKKVKKPVVVRFAFTNAALPNLFNKEGLPASAFRTDDWELNLKSK, from the coding sequence ATGAAAAAAATAGTCTTATTAATCATCACAATCTTCTTTTTTAATCAAGCTTTTGCAGAGATATGGTTGCCATCAATCTTATCAGATAATATGGTGTTGCAACAACAATCTGAAGTTACTATTTGGGGTTGGACTACCAATGCAAATGAAAAGCTAAGCATCACTCCATCTTGGGATAATAATTCTGTAGAAATTCAAGCCTATCAGGGCAAGTGGAAAGGAACGTTGACAACTCCAAAAGCAGGAGGGGTTTATACTATAACTATCAAGGGACATGAAGAAATAATAATAAAAAATGTGCTGATTGGCGAAGTTTGGTTAGGCTCTGGGCAATCCAATATGCAATGGACGCCATCACAAGGTCTTGTGAATGCTGAAAATGAAATTAAAAATGCCAGCTATCCTGAAATTCGTTTCTTTCAAGTAGTAAGGCATACCGCATTAACACCACAAGAAACTACTAGGGGCAAGTGGTTGGTTTGTTCTCCAGAAACTATGAAAAATTTTAGCTCGGTCGCCTATTTTTTTGGCAGGAAATTACATAAGGATTTATCAGTGCCTGTAGGTTTAATCAGTAGTAATTGGGGAGGTACACCAGTTGAAACTTGGATTAAGGAAGAATTGATTATTGAAGATGTTAAATTAAATAAGGCAGCAAAAAAAATACAAAGCAATCCTTGGCGACCAAATAAACCGGGATATGCTTATAATGCAATGATCTACCCATTGTTAAACTTTAATATAGCTGGTGTTATCTGGTATCAGGGAGAATCAAACACTGCTAATGCACTTTCGTATTATAAATCTTTTCCCTTATTAATTAACTCTTGGAGAAAAGCATTTGCTAAGGATTTTTCATTTTATTTCGTTCAAATTGCTCCATTCAATTATGGGAATCCACAAGGTGTTGATGCCGCTGTGGTTAGAGATGCTCAATTAAAAACAATGTTAACTGTACCTAAAACAGGTATGGTAGTGGTTAACGATATAGGAAATTTAGAAAATATTCATCCAACTAATAAACAAGATGTAGGTAAACGATTAGCCTTGTGGGCATTGGCAAAAGACTATGGTAAGAGTAATCAAGTTTATAGCGGACCAATTTATAAATCTATGGAAATCAAAAAACGAAAAATTATGTTGCATTTTGATCATATAGGCAGTGGATTAATGCAATCCCGAAAGCTTTCTGGAGGAAAGAACTTGAAAGAGTTTTATATCGCAGGTGAAGATCAAAAATTTTATCCTGCCAAGGCAAAAATTGTTGGGAATTCAGTAGTAGTTACATCTAAAAAAGTAAAAAAACCTGTGGTAGTTCGGTTTGCTTTTACCAATGCTGCGTTACCAAATTTATTTAATAAAGAGGGCTTACCAGCTTCAGCTTTTAGAACAGATGATTGGGAATTGAATTTAAAATCAAAATAA
- a CDS encoding glycoside hydrolase family 95 protein, translated as MQLTKSLFFILIVTFITSCEKKQIEQPTSEIWYTKPTAQWMEALPVGNGRLGAMVFGNPNHERIQLNEDSLWAGGPDWGNSKGNKNDLEEIRQLLKDGKAHEVDKLIVDKFSYKSIVRSHQTMGDLYINFMNENEVTNYRRSLNFDNALAKTTYSIDGHQFSQKVFASNPDEVLVIQLKTTNPDGIDFSLKMNRPQDKGHETVIVNNPSENEISMKGMVTQYGGKKFSEPFPIDYGVKFETRLKVINNSGEVSAENGMLKLNDVKEATIYLVANTSFYHDNFEDKNTKTLAKVAQKSFNDLFETHKKDHQELYNRVDLKLGDSALDSLPTDVRLQRIKDGNDDPDLAAKLFQYGRYLLIASSREGTNPANLQGLWNEHIEAPWNADYHLNINLQMNYWPAEVTNLSELHAPFFNFMDRVVERGKVTAKNQYGIERGSVVHHTTDLWATPWMRAEQAYWGSWIHGGGWSAQHYWERYQFTEDKEFLKNRTYPILKSLSEFYLDWLVWDEKSETWVSSPETSPENSYLANDGKPAAVSFGSAMGHQIISEVFDNTIESAKILGINDAFVNEVKTKRDKLHPGVVVGKDGRILEWNEPYEEPEKGHRHMSHLYALHPGDDITESKKDEFDAAQKTIDYRLQHGGAGTGWSRAWMINLNARLLDAKSAEENITKFMQISVANNLFDEHPPFQIDGNFGYTAAVAELLLQSHEGFLRILPALPNNWQTGKIKGLKARGNIEVDIAWDKGKLEQLTLASVADKTVRIKYKNREVEIKLTKNKKTIVNENLEEI; from the coding sequence ATGCAGTTAACAAAGTCGCTTTTTTTTATACTGATCGTAACCTTTATAACCTCTTGCGAAAAGAAGCAAATTGAGCAGCCAACTTCAGAAATATGGTATACTAAACCTACTGCACAATGGATGGAAGCTTTGCCTGTTGGTAATGGTCGTTTAGGAGCGATGGTATTTGGAAATCCAAATCACGAACGTATTCAGTTAAACGAAGATTCCCTTTGGGCTGGTGGGCCAGATTGGGGGAATTCTAAAGGCAATAAAAATGATTTAGAAGAAATTCGACAGCTTTTAAAAGACGGCAAAGCCCATGAAGTTGATAAATTAATTGTTGATAAATTCTCTTATAAATCTATTGTGAGGTCACATCAAACCATGGGCGACTTGTATATCAATTTTATGAATGAAAATGAAGTTACTAATTATAGGCGATCACTAAATTTTGACAATGCCTTGGCAAAAACCACGTACAGTATAGATGGTCATCAATTTAGTCAAAAAGTATTTGCTTCCAACCCAGATGAGGTGTTGGTTATTCAGTTAAAAACTACGAATCCTGATGGGATAGATTTTTCATTAAAAATGAATCGCCCTCAAGATAAAGGTCATGAAACAGTAATCGTAAACAATCCTTCCGAAAATGAAATCAGCATGAAAGGTATGGTAACCCAATATGGTGGTAAAAAGTTTTCAGAACCTTTTCCAATAGACTACGGAGTAAAATTTGAAACACGTCTAAAGGTTATAAATAATTCAGGAGAGGTAAGTGCTGAAAATGGAATGTTGAAATTAAATGATGTTAAAGAAGCTACGATTTACTTGGTAGCCAATACGTCATTTTATCATGACAATTTTGAGGATAAAAACACAAAAACGTTAGCTAAGGTTGCTCAAAAATCATTCAATGATTTGTTTGAAACACACAAAAAGGATCATCAAGAATTATATAATCGTGTTGATTTAAAATTAGGAGATAGTGCGTTAGACAGTTTGCCAACTGATGTGCGTTTGCAACGTATAAAGGACGGGAACGATGATCCTGATTTAGCAGCTAAATTATTTCAATATGGACGTTACCTGTTGATTGCTTCTTCTCGTGAAGGTACTAACCCTGCTAATTTACAAGGGTTGTGGAACGAGCATATAGAAGCCCCTTGGAATGCAGACTATCATTTAAATATCAATTTGCAAATGAATTATTGGCCGGCTGAGGTGACGAATTTAAGTGAGTTGCATGCACCTTTTTTTAATTTTATGGATAGAGTGGTTGAACGTGGAAAAGTTACTGCAAAAAATCAGTATGGTATTGAAAGAGGTTCTGTGGTGCATCACACTACTGATTTATGGGCAACACCTTGGATGCGGGCTGAGCAAGCCTATTGGGGATCTTGGATTCATGGAGGCGGTTGGTCAGCACAGCATTATTGGGAACGTTACCAATTTACTGAGGACAAAGAATTTTTAAAAAATAGAACGTATCCAATATTAAAAAGTTTATCTGAATTTTATTTAGATTGGTTAGTTTGGGATGAAAAGAGTGAAACTTGGGTTTCTAGCCCCGAAACTTCTCCTGAAAATTCTTATTTGGCAAATGATGGTAAGCCTGCTGCAGTTTCCTTTGGAAGTGCTATGGGGCATCAAATTATTAGTGAAGTTTTCGATAATACGATTGAATCGGCCAAAATTTTAGGCATAAACGATGCGTTTGTGAATGAGGTAAAAACCAAAAGAGACAAACTCCATCCTGGCGTTGTTGTAGGCAAAGATGGGCGGATATTAGAATGGAACGAACCTTATGAAGAGCCAGAGAAAGGACATAGGCATATGTCACACCTATATGCCTTACATCCCGGAGATGATATTACTGAAAGTAAAAAAGATGAATTTGACGCTGCTCAAAAAACAATTGATTACCGTTTGCAACACGGTGGTGCCGGTACAGGTTGGAGTAGGGCTTGGATGATAAACCTGAATGCAAGATTATTGGATGCAAAATCTGCTGAAGAAAATATTACTAAATTTATGCAGATTTCTGTTGCTAATAATCTGTTTGATGAGCATCCACCATTTCAAATTGATGGTAATTTTGGTTATACGGCTGCGGTTGCTGAATTGTTGTTGCAATCGCACGAAGGTTTTTTAAGGATTTTACCTGCATTGCCCAACAATTGGCAAACTGGTAAAATAAAGGGACTAAAGGCTAGAGGAAATATTGAAGTTGATATAGCTTGGGATAAAGGCAAATTAGAACAATTGACACTGGCATCGGTAGCTGATAAAACAGTAAGAATTAAGTATAAGAATAGAGAAGTTGAAATAAAATTGACAAAAAATAAAAAAACAATAGTAAATGAAAATCTTGAAGAAATATAA
- a CDS encoding alpha-L-fucosidase, whose product MKILKKYKRTGLIFKKIILFIFLLSFAFSWSQNVDSVKVNDEKMQWFKDAKLGIFIHWGLYGVNGIDESWSFFNGYISHKDYLKQTKGFTAKNYDPKAWTALIKNSGAKYSVITSKHHDGFALWNSKHGNFNAVKGAASKKDVLTPFVNALRKNKLKVGIYYSLPDWSYNDYTHFTRDSIRYKIKDEPKRWEKFLNYYQGQLKELSDNYNPDLYWFDGDWEHNSDEWQAPKVRKMLLERNPNTILNSRLNNQGDYATPEQGMPITRPKNNYWELCMTMNDSWGYQKNDHNYKTTDQIIGIFADVIGNGGNLLLDIGPKGDGTIPKEQVEVLEGLGRWTNKHKEAIYGTVAGIPKEHFYGPTTLSKDKTMLYLFVKGDPKGDVVIRGLKNKINRIWVVGEGTKLSHKVISKVYWSHYPGITYIDVPEYVLDKNMTVLAVLLDGKVNLYREDGAVIESN is encoded by the coding sequence ATGAAAATCTTGAAGAAATATAAAAGAACTGGTCTAATATTTAAAAAAATAATTCTATTTATTTTCTTATTGTCATTTGCGTTTTCATGGTCTCAAAACGTTGATTCTGTAAAAGTTAATGATGAAAAAATGCAATGGTTTAAAGATGCCAAATTGGGTATTTTTATCCATTGGGGTTTATACGGTGTAAATGGTATTGATGAATCATGGTCTTTTTTTAACGGATATATTTCACATAAAGACTACCTAAAACAAACAAAAGGGTTCACCGCTAAAAATTATGACCCTAAAGCATGGACAGCATTAATAAAAAATAGCGGGGCAAAATATTCTGTAATTACTTCAAAACACCATGACGGATTTGCTTTATGGAATTCGAAACATGGAAATTTTAACGCTGTAAAGGGAGCAGCATCTAAAAAAGATGTATTGACTCCTTTTGTTAATGCTCTTAGAAAAAACAAGTTAAAAGTAGGAATTTATTATTCACTTCCCGATTGGTCTTACAACGATTACACTCATTTTACGCGAGATTCTATCCGTTATAAAATTAAAGATGAACCTAAAAGATGGGAAAAGTTTCTAAATTATTATCAGGGTCAATTAAAGGAACTTTCTGATAATTACAATCCAGATTTATATTGGTTCGATGGAGATTGGGAACACAATTCTGATGAGTGGCAAGCACCAAAAGTGAGGAAAATGCTGTTGGAGAGAAACCCGAATACTATTTTAAATTCACGGCTTAATAATCAAGGAGATTATGCCACACCGGAACAAGGCATGCCCATTACCAGACCAAAAAACAACTATTGGGAACTATGTATGACAATGAACGATTCTTGGGGGTATCAAAAGAACGACCATAATTATAAAACAACTGATCAGATTATAGGAATTTTTGCTGACGTTATTGGAAATGGAGGTAATTTGTTATTAGATATTGGACCTAAAGGCGACGGTACAATCCCAAAAGAACAAGTGGAAGTTTTAGAAGGTTTAGGCAGATGGACAAATAAGCACAAAGAAGCTATTTATGGTACGGTAGCTGGTATTCCCAAAGAACATTTTTATGGGCCAACTACCTTATCAAAAGACAAAACGATGCTGTATTTATTTGTAAAAGGAGACCCAAAAGGTGATGTGGTTATACGCGGCTTAAAAAATAAAATAAATCGCATTTGGGTGGTGGGAGAAGGCACAAAGTTATCCCACAAAGTGATTAGTAAAGTGTATTGGAGCCATTATCCAGGCATAACCTATATTGATGTTCCCGAGTATGTCTTAGATAAAAACATGACCGTTTTAGCCGTTTTATTGGATGGTAAAGTTAATCTTTATCGTGAAGATGGTGCAGTAATCGAAAGTAATTAA
- a CDS encoding alkaline phosphatase has translation MRKSYLYLALILLVFLTACKSKKVEANTSQVIVKHVILIGSDGFGAYAFDKAKVPNLRMMMNKGSYSLKARSVLPSSSAVNWASMIMGSGPELHGYTEWGSKTPELPSRIIEKDSMYPTIFSLIDKQLPNSKMGVSYTWGGIGYLFEKSIVDLNYNGTSDKKTIEKALDFFLKEKPVLTFIHLTHPDNEGHEIGHDTPEYYTAVEKIDSQIGGIINTLKDNNMMDNTVIIFSSDHGGVGKGHGGKTLLEVEIPWIIYGKNILNKGKLETSIVTYDTAPTIAYLLGLKAPDFWRGKPVKEVVKQ, from the coding sequence ATGAGAAAATCCTATTTATATTTAGCGTTGATATTGCTGGTATTTTTGACTGCCTGCAAATCTAAAAAGGTTGAAGCCAATACTTCACAAGTCATTGTTAAACACGTTATTCTCATTGGTTCTGATGGTTTTGGGGCTTATGCCTTTGATAAAGCGAAAGTACCTAATTTAAGGATGATGATGAATAAAGGTTCATACTCACTAAAAGCAAGGTCAGTTTTACCATCTTCCAGTGCGGTCAATTGGGCATCGATGATTATGGGCTCGGGTCCTGAGTTACACGGTTATACTGAATGGGGTAGTAAAACTCCCGAATTGCCATCGCGAATTATAGAAAAAGACAGTATGTACCCTACAATATTTAGTTTGATTGACAAGCAACTACCAAATTCAAAAATGGGTGTTTCTTATACTTGGGGTGGCATTGGATATTTGTTTGAAAAAAGTATTGTTGACTTGAATTATAATGGTACTTCAGATAAAAAAACTATAGAAAAAGCCTTGGATTTCTTTTTAAAAGAAAAACCTGTCTTAACTTTTATTCACTTAACACATCCTGATAATGAAGGCCATGAAATAGGCCACGATACTCCTGAATATTATACTGCTGTGGAGAAAATTGACAGTCAGATAGGCGGTATTATCAATACCTTAAAAGATAATAATATGATGGATAATACCGTGATTATTTTTAGTTCCGACCATGGCGGAGTGGGCAAAGGACATGGTGGTAAAACCTTACTAGAAGTTGAAATACCATGGATTATATATGGTAAAAATATTTTAAACAAAGGAAAATTGGAAACGAGTATTGTAACCTATGATACCGCTCCGACTATTGCCTATTTATTAGGATTAAAGGCACCAGATTTTTGGAGAGGAAAACCCGTTAAAGAAGTAGTAAAACAATGA
- a CDS encoding sulfatase, with protein sequence MKRTNTICLIFSLLLIVNCKSKDKQEEETNETTQPNIVLFLVDDMGWQDTSVPFWDKRTPFNDLYQTPNMERLASEGMKFTQAYATAVCSPTRISLMTGMNAARHQVTNWTLRKDALQPMETNHKTLSFPKWNVNGLSPVAGDENAIHATSLPQLLKDAGYFTIHSGKAHLGAIGTLGENPLNLGFDVNIAGHAAGAPESYLGMENFGNGKKGKAVWAVPGLEKYHGKDIFLTEAITLEAKLAIDKAQEKKKPFFLYMSHYAVHTPLYGDDRFVQKYLDVNLDPKEAKYASMIEGMDKSLGDIMDYLEENKLDKNTIILFMSDNGGLSVHARGGKPNTHNKPLSSGKGSAHEGGIREPMLVKWPGKVAPNSVTDKKVIIEDFYTTIIEMAGISNPKTIQTIDGVSFVPILENKPLENENRPLFWHYPNEWGPSGPGIGASSTVRLGDWKLIYFYRNQKIELYNITEDIGELNNLVDKDPEKTKELADVLTDYLKEVNAQIPTDKETGKHISYPNQTL encoded by the coding sequence ATGAAAAGAACGAATACAATTTGCTTGATTTTTAGTCTGTTGTTGATTGTCAATTGTAAATCAAAAGACAAGCAAGAGGAGGAAACCAATGAAACAACCCAACCCAATATTGTACTTTTTTTAGTTGATGATATGGGCTGGCAAGATACTTCTGTTCCGTTTTGGGATAAACGCACACCCTTTAACGATCTCTATCAAACTCCAAATATGGAACGTTTGGCAAGTGAGGGTATGAAATTTACCCAAGCTTACGCTACAGCAGTCTGTTCACCAACACGTATAAGTTTAATGACAGGAATGAATGCCGCCAGACATCAAGTAACCAATTGGACATTGAGGAAAGATGCACTGCAACCTATGGAAACCAATCATAAAACGTTATCATTTCCAAAATGGAACGTTAATGGTTTGAGTCCTGTGGCAGGAGATGAAAACGCTATCCATGCAACATCTTTACCACAGCTATTAAAGGATGCAGGTTATTTTACAATTCATTCAGGGAAAGCTCATCTAGGAGCTATTGGCACTCTAGGAGAAAACCCTCTAAATTTAGGTTTTGATGTAAATATAGCAGGTCATGCCGCTGGTGCACCTGAAAGCTATCTAGGAATGGAAAATTTTGGGAATGGCAAAAAGGGAAAAGCTGTTTGGGCAGTTCCAGGACTAGAAAAGTATCATGGCAAAGATATATTTTTGACAGAAGCAATTACGTTAGAAGCAAAATTGGCTATTGATAAAGCTCAAGAGAAAAAGAAACCTTTCTTTTTATATATGTCACATTATGCTGTACATACACCACTTTATGGTGATGATAGATTTGTACAAAAATACTTGGATGTTAACCTTGACCCAAAGGAAGCCAAATATGCCTCTATGATTGAGGGGATGGATAAAAGTCTGGGTGATATTATGGATTATTTGGAAGAAAATAAGCTAGACAAAAATACGATAATCTTATTTATGTCAGATAATGGTGGACTTAGTGTTCACGCTAGAGGAGGGAAACCCAATACCCATAACAAACCATTAAGTAGTGGAAAAGGCTCTGCCCATGAAGGTGGTATAAGAGAGCCAATGCTAGTAAAATGGCCAGGAAAAGTAGCTCCTAATTCTGTTACAGATAAAAAAGTAATTATAGAAGATTTTTATACAACCATAATAGAAATGGCAGGTATTTCTAACCCTAAGACTATTCAAACCATTGATGGAGTTAGTTTTGTGCCGATTCTGGAGAATAAACCTCTGGAAAATGAGAACAGACCCTTATTTTGGCACTATCCGAACGAATGGGGGCCATCTGGACCTGGAATAGGAGCAAGCAGTACGGTTCGGTTAGGCGATTGGAAATTGATTTATTTTTATAGAAATCAGAAAATTGAACTTTACAATATTACTGAAGATATAGGTGAGTTGAATAATTTGGTGGATAAAGATCCTGAAAAGACCAAAGAATTGGCTGATGTTTTGACTGATTATCTGAAAGAAGTAAATGCTCAAATTCCTACGGATAAGGAAACAGGAAAACACATTTCGTATCCAAATCAAACACTATAA
- a CDS encoding alpha-galactosidase: MKSILKLSIFLCTILLLSFTLITEKANDWLIDNTVYEAQVFNKGKDIVLTNGLVTRKIRMSPNAATVEFKNEDTGETMLRSIKPEAEVTIDGQTYSVGGLTGLKEHGYLKNEWLDDLETDESAFQFKDYTDSPIDRKIKWSKNKEFNLATKGYATGREIVMEFRHKSPELKKIKVFVHYEIYNGVPLISKWITIENNSDKAIKIDGFKNEILAFPEPENPVDKPEQWLRPNMHVESDYAFGGFSAGSANHTIFYEKDPEYTSQVNWKMETPCLLESKLKVGPAQVLQPKESFESFHTYELMLDGTDRERNSLSKRKMYRLLAPWSTENPIFMHLTSTDSTEVISAIDQCKETGYEMVILSFGSGLNMEDTTAVNIQKFKNLADYAHSQGIELGGYSLFSSRKISDDVDVIDKNTGKPGGAKFGNAPCLASEWGHSYLEKLKYFFDKTGFDLLEHDGPYPGDFCASTTHKYHKGHEDSQWVQWKMTTDFYHWLKDKRIYLNAPDFYYLKGSNKCGIGYREVNWSLPREQQIMLGRQNIYDGTWEKTPSMAWTFVPLTEYHGGGAEATLEPLNKHLDAYEAHMAQNYGSGVQACYRGPRLYDTQKTKELVIEQIDHYKKYREILNSDIIHIRRPDGRSWDGFLHANPDTKEKGFLMLFNPTKNTIEEEIKVPLYYTGLTDIALISDRGKKERKFELNRNFEVELKVKIPANGYTWFVIK; encoded by the coding sequence ATGAAGTCTATTTTAAAATTATCGATCTTTTTATGTACCATTTTATTACTGAGTTTTACTCTTATAACAGAAAAAGCCAATGACTGGCTAATTGACAATACCGTTTATGAGGCTCAAGTTTTTAATAAAGGAAAGGACATTGTGTTAACCAATGGTTTGGTAACTAGAAAAATAAGAATGAGCCCCAATGCTGCTACTGTTGAATTTAAAAATGAAGATACAGGTGAAACCATGTTACGAAGTATTAAACCAGAAGCCGAAGTTACTATTGATGGACAAACGTATTCGGTGGGAGGATTAACAGGACTTAAAGAACACGGCTACTTAAAAAATGAATGGCTAGATGACTTAGAAACGGATGAAAGTGCTTTTCAATTTAAAGATTATACGGATAGTCCTATTGACAGAAAAATAAAATGGAGCAAGAACAAAGAATTTAATTTAGCAACAAAAGGCTATGCTACTGGTAGAGAAATTGTAATGGAGTTTAGGCATAAATCACCCGAACTAAAAAAAATCAAGGTTTTTGTCCATTATGAAATTTATAATGGAGTACCCTTAATTTCGAAATGGATAACTATTGAAAATAATAGTGACAAGGCTATAAAAATCGATGGATTTAAAAATGAAATTTTGGCTTTTCCTGAACCAGAGAATCCTGTAGATAAGCCTGAACAGTGGTTGCGACCCAATATGCATGTAGAAAGTGATTATGCTTTTGGTGGATTTTCAGCGGGATCGGCAAATCATACCATTTTTTATGAAAAAGATCCTGAATATACTTCACAAGTAAATTGGAAAATGGAAACGCCTTGTTTGCTGGAAAGTAAGTTGAAAGTAGGGCCAGCTCAAGTATTACAACCCAAGGAAAGTTTTGAAAGTTTTCATACCTATGAATTAATGTTAGATGGAACAGATAGGGAAAGAAACTCATTAAGCAAACGTAAAATGTATCGTTTGTTAGCTCCATGGTCAACTGAAAACCCAATTTTTATGCACTTGACTAGTACGGATTCTACAGAAGTAATTTCAGCCATAGACCAATGCAAAGAAACGGGATATGAAATGGTAATCTTAAGTTTTGGAAGTGGTTTGAATATGGAAGATACCACCGCGGTGAACATTCAAAAATTTAAAAATTTAGCGGATTATGCACATAGTCAAGGTATTGAATTGGGAGGGTACTCGCTTTTTTCAAGTAGAAAAATTAGTGATGATGTAGATGTGATTGACAAAAATACTGGTAAACCAGGTGGGGCAAAATTTGGAAATGCACCGTGTTTGGCAAGTGAATGGGGACATAGTTATTTGGAAAAATTAAAATACTTTTTTGACAAAACAGGTTTCGACTTATTAGAGCATGATGGTCCATACCCTGGTGATTTTTGTGCATCTACAACTCATAAATACCATAAAGGTCATGAGGATTCGCAATGGGTGCAATGGAAAATGACAACTGATTTTTATCACTGGTTAAAGGACAAAAGGATTTACTTAAATGCACCAGACTTTTATTATTTAAAGGGTTCTAACAAATGTGGTATTGGTTATAGAGAAGTGAACTGGTCTTTGCCAAGAGAACAGCAAATTATGTTAGGTCGTCAAAATATTTACGATGGTACTTGGGAAAAGACACCATCCATGGCATGGACATTCGTGCCCTTGACGGAATATCACGGGGGAGGTGCTGAAGCTACTTTAGAACCTTTGAACAAACATTTGGATGCTTATGAAGCACATATGGCACAGAATTACGGATCGGGCGTACAAGCTTGTTATCGCGGACCACGATTGTATGATACACAAAAGACCAAAGAATTGGTAATTGAACAGATAGATCATTATAAAAAGTATAGGGAAATTCTTAATTCGGATATTATCCATATTAGAAGACCAGATGGTAGGTCTTGGGACGGGTTTTTACATGCAAATCCTGATACTAAAGAAAAAGGATTTTTGATGTTGTTCAATCCAACTAAAAATACTATTGAGGAGGAAATCAAAGTCCCATTATATTACACAGGATTAACTGATATTGCTCTAATCTCAGATAGAGGAAAAAAAGAAAGAAAGTTTGAGTTAAACAGAAATTTTGAAGTAGAACTAAAAGTTAAGATTCCAGCAAATGGATACACTTGGTTTGTAATAAAATAG